In Thunnus thynnus chromosome 4, fThuThy2.1, whole genome shotgun sequence, a genomic segment contains:
- the LOC137182178 gene encoding laminin subunit beta-3-like isoform X1 yields MRILLLLAAVAAVSQAQTDCSRGACYPPSNDLLLGRAHQLRASSTCGLTGSEVYCTPYQQRRMKCCPCDSRNPNGQLAHTVQDVLSTAGPDRWWQSKKEVNAVTLQLDLNNLFQLDRLTLNFKGPRPSALIIERTLDNGRTWEPALYIAADCQKAFPGVPTSTPLTMDQTYCYTLPPTGNPYQDQMIQFSPLRQYAYVPVPNSQKIEDVTGLTGLRVRLAELGDVPRLPGRALSRFYALKEMRVIGSCMCHGHANRCLPEAYNNAQSNSIQVNPQCDCQHNTAGVNCERCADLYNDLPWRPAEESNTHTCKRCECNNHAQRCHFDEEVYKASGSRSGGVCEGCMHHTTGPKCDQCAPGYQPNPRSRMDRPDACIRCSCSAEGTVNEGRCDDSSGSCQCKVNVEGPRCDRCKRGYYGLSASNPLGCSKCSCSPDGSLSGVCDPVTGQCPCRSHFHGLTCEVCAKGYWKPFQSGRCEPCNCDPTRSLSDTCDQQTGQCQCRPGFGGQKCTECPDNTYGDPLIGCRPCLCDAEGTLPEVCDKQTGACLCRQGVTGARCDSCSRGHCDSFPACETCPSCYFTLDAQRQNLSLALERLSPSFPSRPGNGGLGNFGPRILTLEANLNLIRNSISLPPSTARQIDDALSQLDKLRDQVDKVNDDLSPLKRTPGLDSELDKLQGLLDSLRVQYNAKKDAMTNSINPNNAGAFSAIKNAYDESTDAAKKVKASGKTVKESADVREETKDLQNRVQPANTKDLDKLNQNMASKPNLTPVAKQVCGSVRSEPCTPLQCEGGDLCPPEGTPPCEKGEKCVGALPLSKRANADAQDVKNRLDKLTGKITDAAEKLQKTQETTNQVRQSSEKLSNKMKKTRDELEDDLKETRDVVKELKDFLSDPSSNLAHIQEVSDWILKAKLPLNLATLKRKLEDLKNLAANLPDSKAVLNEAEPQLDAARKLLQKAQDTRDTALGVKADVDGLLAGFGAVEGSLSDLEDRLQDSMDLMDTLNDNLTKAKDQLSPAEKTLDDVSTLMKPMKPQLDELKDLLQSGGQQAQEAQDNADKAEDEAADANEDLLSLQKQLDRLKDKAATSGSGGEAGPVGDRLAKLRQDAGALANTTEDMMKSLEGKADSLRSLQGEILQKSSKLEGLDAKLKDLLAKLRKKAHDLTVCQG; encoded by the exons ATGAGAATACTTTTACTACTAGCTG CCGTGGCTGCAGTATCACAGGCCCAGACTGACTGCTCTCGAGGGGCTTGTTACCCACCCAGCAATGACCTGCTGCTGGGCAGGGCTCACCAGCTCCGAGCCTCTTCCACCTGCGGCCTCACCGGCTCTGAGGTCTACTGCACCCCATACCAACAG agGAGGATGAAGTGCTGTCCATGTGACTCCAGGAACCCAAACGGTCAGCTGGCCCACACTGTCCAGGATGTCCTGTCCACTGCCGGACCAGACAGATGGTGGCAGTCTAAGAAAG AGGTGAATGCAGTCACTCTCCAGTTGGACCTCAACAATCTGTTCCAGCTTGACAGACTGACACTGAACTTCAAG GGTCCTCGTCCCAGTGCTTTGATTATAGAGAGGACACTGGATAATGGCAGGACATGGGAACCCGCCCTCTACATTGCTGCAGACTGTCAAAAAGCATTCCCTGGTGTCCCCACTTCAACACCTCTTACCATGGACCAGACTTACTGCTACACTCTGCCCCCTACTGGAAACCCATACCAAGATCAGATG ATCCAGTTCAGTCCTTTGCGTCAGTACGCTTATGTCCCAGTTCCCAACAGCCAGAAGATTGAAG ATGTGACTGGCTTGACGGGGTTGAGGGTGAGGCTGGCAGAGCTGGGTGATGTGCCACGTCTACCAGGCAGAGCTCTCAGTAGGTTTTACGCCCTTAAGGAGATGAGGGTGATTGGCAGCTGTATGTGCCATGGACATGCCAACCGATGCCTACCAGAAGCCTACAACAACGCTCAGTCCAACAGCATACAG GTGAACCCTCAGTGTGACTGCCAGCATAACACAGCAGGTGTGAACTGTGAGCGCTGTGCTGATCTCTACAATGATCTGCCCTGGAGACCTGCAGAGGAGAGCAACACTCATACCTGCAAAC GCTGTGAGTGTAACAACCACGCCCAACGCTGTCATTTTGACGAGGAGGTGTACAAGGCCAGTGGCTCAAGgagcggaggtgtgtgtgaAGGTTGTATGCACCACACCACAGGGCCAAAGTGTGACCAGTGTGCCCCAGGCTACCAACCAAACCCCCGCAGCCGAATGGATCGTCCTGATGCCTGCATAC GCTGTAGCTGCAGTGCGGAGGGGACAGTGAATGAGGGCCGGTGTGACGATAGCTCAGGCTCATGTCAGTGTAAAGTGAACGTGGAAGGCCCCCGCTGTGACCGCTGTAAGAGAGGCTACTACGGCCTGAGCGCTTCTAACCCTCTGGGCTGCTCCA AGTGCTCCTGTTCTCCAGACGGGTCACTGTCAGGTGTTTGTGACCCAGTGACCGGCCAGTGTCCCTGTCGTTCCCACTTCCACGGCCTGACCTGTGAGGTGTGTGCAAAAGGCTACTGGAAACCATTCCAGTCAGGACGATGTGAGCCTTGCAACTGTGACCCCACCAGGTCCCTCAGTGATACCTGCGACCAG CAGACGGGTCAGTGTCAGTGTAGACCAGGCTTTGGAGGCCAAAAATGTACCGAGTGCCCAGACAACACATACGGAGACCCACTCATTGGCTGCCGGC CGTGTCTGTGTGATGCTGAAGGAACCCTTCCAGAAGTTTGTGACAAGCAGACAGGAGCCTGTCTATGTCGGCAGGGTGTCACCGGGGCTCGCTGTGACTCCTGCAGTCGAGGACACTGTGACTCCTTCCCTGCCTGTGAAACATGTCCCTCCTGCTACTTCACCCTGGATGCCCAGCGTCAGAACCTCAGCTTAGCTTTGGAGAGACTCTCCCCAAGCTTCCCTTCTCGTCCAGGTAATGGTGGTCTTGGAAACTTTGGGCCACGCATCCTCACCCTGGAGGCCAACCTGAACCTGATCCGGAACTCAATCTCCCTTCCACCCAGTACTGCCAGACAGATTGATGATGCTCTGTCCCAGCTGGACAAGCTCAG GGACCAGGTGGACAAGGTTAATGATGATCTTTCACCCCTGAAAAGAACACCCGGTCTGGACTCAGAGCTGGACAAACTGCAGGGTCTGCTGGACAGCCTCCGTGTGCAGTACAATGCCAAGAAAGATGCCATGACGAACTCCATCAATCCCAATAATGCAG GAGCATTCTCTGCCATCAAGAATGCCTATGATGAGTCTACAGATGCAGCTAAGAAAGTAAAGGCCAGCggaaaaacagtgaaagagtCAGCTGATGTCAGAGAGGAGACTAAGGACCTTCAGAACCGAGTACAACCAGCTAACACCAAAGATCTGgacaaactgaaccaaaacatgGCCTCCAAACCTAACCTCACCCCTGTGGCCAAACAG GTATGTGGCAGTGTTCGCTCAGAGCCCTGCACCCCACTCCAGTGTGAGGGTGGGGACTTGTGTCCACCGGAGGGAACACCACCTTgtgaaaagggagaaaagtgTGTGGGTGCCCTGCCTCTCAGCAAGAGGGCAAACGCTGATGCTCAGGATGTGAAAAACCGACTGGACAAGCTGACCGGAAAAATCACAGATGCTGCAGAGAAG CtccaaaaaacacaagagacaaCCAATCAGGTGAGACAGTCTTCAGAGAAGCTGTCCAATAAGATGAAGAAGACCAGAGACGAACTGGAAGATGACTTAAAAGAGACGCGTGACGTTGTGAAAGAGCTCAAAGACTTCCTGTCAG ACCCGTCCTCCAACCTGGCCCACATCCAGGAGGTGAGCGACTGGATCCTGAAAGCCAAACTGCCCCTCAACCTGGCCACTCTGAAGAGGAAGCTGGAGGACCTCAAGAATCTGGCAGCCAATCTACCAGACAGTAAGGCCGTGTTGAATGAGGCCGAGCCACAGCTGGATGCAGCCAGGAAACTGCTGCAGAAAGCCCAGGACACCAG GGACACGGCACTGGGGGTAAAGGCTGATGTGGATGGGCTTCTGGCAGGCTTCGGTGCAGTGGAGGGCTCCCTCTCTGACCTGGAGGACAGACTGCAGGACAGCATGGATCTCATGGACACTCTGAACGACAACCTGACTAAG GCCAAAGACCAGCTGAGCCCTGCAGAGAAGACTCTGGATGATGTATCAACACTGATGAAGCCAATGAAACCCCAGCTGGACGAGCTCAAAGACCTGCTGCAGAGTGGAGGCCAGCAGGCTCAGGAAGCACAGGACAATGCAGACAAAGCTGAAGATGAAGCAGCTGACGCAAATGAG gacCTGTTGTCATTGCAGAAGCAGCTGGATCGTCTTAAAGATAAGGCTGCTACCAGTGGGTCTGGTGGGGAGGCGGGGCCAGTGGGGGATCGACTGGCAAAGCTGCGGCAGGATGCTGGAGCTCTGGCCAACACCACTGAAGACATGATGAAGTCTCTGGAAG GTAAAGCAGATTCCCTGAGGTCGCTGCAGGGTGAGATCCTTCAGAAGTCATCAAAGCTTGAAGGACTTGATGCCAAGCTTAAAGACCTTTTAGCAAAACTTCGAAAGAAAGCCCACGACCTCACCGTCTGCCAGGGCTGA
- the LOC137182178 gene encoding laminin subunit beta-3-like isoform X3: MKCCPCDSRNPNGQLAHTVQDVLSTAGPDRWWQSKKEVNAVTLQLDLNNLFQLDRLTLNFKGPRPSALIIERTLDNGRTWEPALYIAADCQKAFPGVPTSTPLTMDQTYCYTLPPTGNPYQDQMIQFSPLRQYAYVPVPNSQKIEDVTGLTGLRVRLAELGDVPRLPGRALSRFYALKEMRVIGSCMCHGHANRCLPEAYNNAQSNSIQVNPQCDCQHNTAGVNCERCADLYNDLPWRPAEESNTHTCKRCECNNHAQRCHFDEEVYKASGSRSGGVCEGCMHHTTGPKCDQCAPGYQPNPRSRMDRPDACIRCSCSAEGTVNEGRCDDSSGSCQCKVNVEGPRCDRCKRGYYGLSASNPLGCSKCSCSPDGSLSGVCDPVTGQCPCRSHFHGLTCEVCAKGYWKPFQSGRCEPCNCDPTRSLSDTCDQQTGQCQCRPGFGGQKCTECPDNTYGDPLIGCRPCLCDAEGTLPEVCDKQTGACLCRQGVTGARCDSCSRGHCDSFPACETCPSCYFTLDAQRQNLSLALERLSPSFPSRPGNGGLGNFGPRILTLEANLNLIRNSISLPPSTARQIDDALSQLDKLRDQVDKVNDDLSPLKRTPGLDSELDKLQGLLDSLRVQYNAKKDAMTNSINPNNAGAFSAIKNAYDESTDAAKKVKASGKTVKESADVREETKDLQNRVQPANTKDLDKLNQNMASKPNLTPVAKQVCGSVRSEPCTPLQCEGGDLCPPEGTPPCEKGEKCVGALPLSKRANADAQDVKNRLDKLTGKITDAAEKLQKTQETTNQVRQSSEKLSNKMKKTRDELEDDLKETRDVVKELKDFLSDPSSNLAHIQEVSDWILKAKLPLNLATLKRKLEDLKNLAANLPDSKAVLNEAEPQLDAARKLLQKAQDTRDTALGVKADVDGLLAGFGAVEGSLSDLEDRLQDSMDLMDTLNDNLTKAKDQLSPAEKTLDDVSTLMKPMKPQLDELKDLLQSGGQQAQEAQDNADKAEDEAADANEDLLSLQKQLDRLKDKAATSGSGGEAGPVGDRLAKLRQDAGALANTTEDMMKSLEGKADSLRSLQGEILQKSSKLEGLDAKLKDLLAKLRKKAHDLTVCQG, encoded by the exons ATGAAGTGCTGTCCATGTGACTCCAGGAACCCAAACGGTCAGCTGGCCCACACTGTCCAGGATGTCCTGTCCACTGCCGGACCAGACAGATGGTGGCAGTCTAAGAAAG AGGTGAATGCAGTCACTCTCCAGTTGGACCTCAACAATCTGTTCCAGCTTGACAGACTGACACTGAACTTCAAG GGTCCTCGTCCCAGTGCTTTGATTATAGAGAGGACACTGGATAATGGCAGGACATGGGAACCCGCCCTCTACATTGCTGCAGACTGTCAAAAAGCATTCCCTGGTGTCCCCACTTCAACACCTCTTACCATGGACCAGACTTACTGCTACACTCTGCCCCCTACTGGAAACCCATACCAAGATCAGATG ATCCAGTTCAGTCCTTTGCGTCAGTACGCTTATGTCCCAGTTCCCAACAGCCAGAAGATTGAAG ATGTGACTGGCTTGACGGGGTTGAGGGTGAGGCTGGCAGAGCTGGGTGATGTGCCACGTCTACCAGGCAGAGCTCTCAGTAGGTTTTACGCCCTTAAGGAGATGAGGGTGATTGGCAGCTGTATGTGCCATGGACATGCCAACCGATGCCTACCAGAAGCCTACAACAACGCTCAGTCCAACAGCATACAG GTGAACCCTCAGTGTGACTGCCAGCATAACACAGCAGGTGTGAACTGTGAGCGCTGTGCTGATCTCTACAATGATCTGCCCTGGAGACCTGCAGAGGAGAGCAACACTCATACCTGCAAAC GCTGTGAGTGTAACAACCACGCCCAACGCTGTCATTTTGACGAGGAGGTGTACAAGGCCAGTGGCTCAAGgagcggaggtgtgtgtgaAGGTTGTATGCACCACACCACAGGGCCAAAGTGTGACCAGTGTGCCCCAGGCTACCAACCAAACCCCCGCAGCCGAATGGATCGTCCTGATGCCTGCATAC GCTGTAGCTGCAGTGCGGAGGGGACAGTGAATGAGGGCCGGTGTGACGATAGCTCAGGCTCATGTCAGTGTAAAGTGAACGTGGAAGGCCCCCGCTGTGACCGCTGTAAGAGAGGCTACTACGGCCTGAGCGCTTCTAACCCTCTGGGCTGCTCCA AGTGCTCCTGTTCTCCAGACGGGTCACTGTCAGGTGTTTGTGACCCAGTGACCGGCCAGTGTCCCTGTCGTTCCCACTTCCACGGCCTGACCTGTGAGGTGTGTGCAAAAGGCTACTGGAAACCATTCCAGTCAGGACGATGTGAGCCTTGCAACTGTGACCCCACCAGGTCCCTCAGTGATACCTGCGACCAG CAGACGGGTCAGTGTCAGTGTAGACCAGGCTTTGGAGGCCAAAAATGTACCGAGTGCCCAGACAACACATACGGAGACCCACTCATTGGCTGCCGGC CGTGTCTGTGTGATGCTGAAGGAACCCTTCCAGAAGTTTGTGACAAGCAGACAGGAGCCTGTCTATGTCGGCAGGGTGTCACCGGGGCTCGCTGTGACTCCTGCAGTCGAGGACACTGTGACTCCTTCCCTGCCTGTGAAACATGTCCCTCCTGCTACTTCACCCTGGATGCCCAGCGTCAGAACCTCAGCTTAGCTTTGGAGAGACTCTCCCCAAGCTTCCCTTCTCGTCCAGGTAATGGTGGTCTTGGAAACTTTGGGCCACGCATCCTCACCCTGGAGGCCAACCTGAACCTGATCCGGAACTCAATCTCCCTTCCACCCAGTACTGCCAGACAGATTGATGATGCTCTGTCCCAGCTGGACAAGCTCAG GGACCAGGTGGACAAGGTTAATGATGATCTTTCACCCCTGAAAAGAACACCCGGTCTGGACTCAGAGCTGGACAAACTGCAGGGTCTGCTGGACAGCCTCCGTGTGCAGTACAATGCCAAGAAAGATGCCATGACGAACTCCATCAATCCCAATAATGCAG GAGCATTCTCTGCCATCAAGAATGCCTATGATGAGTCTACAGATGCAGCTAAGAAAGTAAAGGCCAGCggaaaaacagtgaaagagtCAGCTGATGTCAGAGAGGAGACTAAGGACCTTCAGAACCGAGTACAACCAGCTAACACCAAAGATCTGgacaaactgaaccaaaacatgGCCTCCAAACCTAACCTCACCCCTGTGGCCAAACAG GTATGTGGCAGTGTTCGCTCAGAGCCCTGCACCCCACTCCAGTGTGAGGGTGGGGACTTGTGTCCACCGGAGGGAACACCACCTTgtgaaaagggagaaaagtgTGTGGGTGCCCTGCCTCTCAGCAAGAGGGCAAACGCTGATGCTCAGGATGTGAAAAACCGACTGGACAAGCTGACCGGAAAAATCACAGATGCTGCAGAGAAG CtccaaaaaacacaagagacaaCCAATCAGGTGAGACAGTCTTCAGAGAAGCTGTCCAATAAGATGAAGAAGACCAGAGACGAACTGGAAGATGACTTAAAAGAGACGCGTGACGTTGTGAAAGAGCTCAAAGACTTCCTGTCAG ACCCGTCCTCCAACCTGGCCCACATCCAGGAGGTGAGCGACTGGATCCTGAAAGCCAAACTGCCCCTCAACCTGGCCACTCTGAAGAGGAAGCTGGAGGACCTCAAGAATCTGGCAGCCAATCTACCAGACAGTAAGGCCGTGTTGAATGAGGCCGAGCCACAGCTGGATGCAGCCAGGAAACTGCTGCAGAAAGCCCAGGACACCAG GGACACGGCACTGGGGGTAAAGGCTGATGTGGATGGGCTTCTGGCAGGCTTCGGTGCAGTGGAGGGCTCCCTCTCTGACCTGGAGGACAGACTGCAGGACAGCATGGATCTCATGGACACTCTGAACGACAACCTGACTAAG GCCAAAGACCAGCTGAGCCCTGCAGAGAAGACTCTGGATGATGTATCAACACTGATGAAGCCAATGAAACCCCAGCTGGACGAGCTCAAAGACCTGCTGCAGAGTGGAGGCCAGCAGGCTCAGGAAGCACAGGACAATGCAGACAAAGCTGAAGATGAAGCAGCTGACGCAAATGAG gacCTGTTGTCATTGCAGAAGCAGCTGGATCGTCTTAAAGATAAGGCTGCTACCAGTGGGTCTGGTGGGGAGGCGGGGCCAGTGGGGGATCGACTGGCAAAGCTGCGGCAGGATGCTGGAGCTCTGGCCAACACCACTGAAGACATGATGAAGTCTCTGGAAG GTAAAGCAGATTCCCTGAGGTCGCTGCAGGGTGAGATCCTTCAGAAGTCATCAAAGCTTGAAGGACTTGATGCCAAGCTTAAAGACCTTTTAGCAAAACTTCGAAAGAAAGCCCACGACCTCACCGTCTGCCAGGGCTGA
- the LOC137182178 gene encoding laminin subunit beta-3-like isoform X2, with amino-acid sequence MRILLLLAAVAAVSQAQTDCSRGACYPPSNDLLLGRAHQLRASSTCGLTGSEVYCTPYQQRRMKCCPCDSRNPNGQLAHTVQDVLSTAGPDRWWQSKKEVNAVTLQLDLNNLFQLDRLTLNFKGPRPSALIIERTLDNGRTWEPALYIAADCQKAFPGVPTSTPLTMDQTYCYTLPPTGNPYQDQMIQFSPLRQYAYVPVPNSQKIEDVTGLTGLRVRLAELGDVPRLPGRALSRFYALKEMRVIGSCMCHGHANRCLPEAYNNAQSNSIQVNPQCDCQHNTAGVNCERCADLYNDLPWRPAEESNTHTCKRCECNNHAQRCHFDEEVYKASGSRSGGVCEGCMHHTTGPKCDQCAPGYQPNPRSRMDRPDACIRCSCSAEGTVNEGRCDDSSGSCQCKVNVEGPRCDRCKRGYYGLSASNPLGCSKCSCSPDGSLSGVCDPVTGQCPCRSHFHGLTCEVCAKGYWKPFQSGRCEPCNCDPTRSLSDTCDQTGQCQCRPGFGGQKCTECPDNTYGDPLIGCRPCLCDAEGTLPEVCDKQTGACLCRQGVTGARCDSCSRGHCDSFPACETCPSCYFTLDAQRQNLSLALERLSPSFPSRPGNGGLGNFGPRILTLEANLNLIRNSISLPPSTARQIDDALSQLDKLRDQVDKVNDDLSPLKRTPGLDSELDKLQGLLDSLRVQYNAKKDAMTNSINPNNAGAFSAIKNAYDESTDAAKKVKASGKTVKESADVREETKDLQNRVQPANTKDLDKLNQNMASKPNLTPVAKQVCGSVRSEPCTPLQCEGGDLCPPEGTPPCEKGEKCVGALPLSKRANADAQDVKNRLDKLTGKITDAAEKLQKTQETTNQVRQSSEKLSNKMKKTRDELEDDLKETRDVVKELKDFLSDPSSNLAHIQEVSDWILKAKLPLNLATLKRKLEDLKNLAANLPDSKAVLNEAEPQLDAARKLLQKAQDTRDTALGVKADVDGLLAGFGAVEGSLSDLEDRLQDSMDLMDTLNDNLTKAKDQLSPAEKTLDDVSTLMKPMKPQLDELKDLLQSGGQQAQEAQDNADKAEDEAADANEDLLSLQKQLDRLKDKAATSGSGGEAGPVGDRLAKLRQDAGALANTTEDMMKSLEGKADSLRSLQGEILQKSSKLEGLDAKLKDLLAKLRKKAHDLTVCQG; translated from the exons ATGAGAATACTTTTACTACTAGCTG CCGTGGCTGCAGTATCACAGGCCCAGACTGACTGCTCTCGAGGGGCTTGTTACCCACCCAGCAATGACCTGCTGCTGGGCAGGGCTCACCAGCTCCGAGCCTCTTCCACCTGCGGCCTCACCGGCTCTGAGGTCTACTGCACCCCATACCAACAG agGAGGATGAAGTGCTGTCCATGTGACTCCAGGAACCCAAACGGTCAGCTGGCCCACACTGTCCAGGATGTCCTGTCCACTGCCGGACCAGACAGATGGTGGCAGTCTAAGAAAG AGGTGAATGCAGTCACTCTCCAGTTGGACCTCAACAATCTGTTCCAGCTTGACAGACTGACACTGAACTTCAAG GGTCCTCGTCCCAGTGCTTTGATTATAGAGAGGACACTGGATAATGGCAGGACATGGGAACCCGCCCTCTACATTGCTGCAGACTGTCAAAAAGCATTCCCTGGTGTCCCCACTTCAACACCTCTTACCATGGACCAGACTTACTGCTACACTCTGCCCCCTACTGGAAACCCATACCAAGATCAGATG ATCCAGTTCAGTCCTTTGCGTCAGTACGCTTATGTCCCAGTTCCCAACAGCCAGAAGATTGAAG ATGTGACTGGCTTGACGGGGTTGAGGGTGAGGCTGGCAGAGCTGGGTGATGTGCCACGTCTACCAGGCAGAGCTCTCAGTAGGTTTTACGCCCTTAAGGAGATGAGGGTGATTGGCAGCTGTATGTGCCATGGACATGCCAACCGATGCCTACCAGAAGCCTACAACAACGCTCAGTCCAACAGCATACAG GTGAACCCTCAGTGTGACTGCCAGCATAACACAGCAGGTGTGAACTGTGAGCGCTGTGCTGATCTCTACAATGATCTGCCCTGGAGACCTGCAGAGGAGAGCAACACTCATACCTGCAAAC GCTGTGAGTGTAACAACCACGCCCAACGCTGTCATTTTGACGAGGAGGTGTACAAGGCCAGTGGCTCAAGgagcggaggtgtgtgtgaAGGTTGTATGCACCACACCACAGGGCCAAAGTGTGACCAGTGTGCCCCAGGCTACCAACCAAACCCCCGCAGCCGAATGGATCGTCCTGATGCCTGCATAC GCTGTAGCTGCAGTGCGGAGGGGACAGTGAATGAGGGCCGGTGTGACGATAGCTCAGGCTCATGTCAGTGTAAAGTGAACGTGGAAGGCCCCCGCTGTGACCGCTGTAAGAGAGGCTACTACGGCCTGAGCGCTTCTAACCCTCTGGGCTGCTCCA AGTGCTCCTGTTCTCCAGACGGGTCACTGTCAGGTGTTTGTGACCCAGTGACCGGCCAGTGTCCCTGTCGTTCCCACTTCCACGGCCTGACCTGTGAGGTGTGTGCAAAAGGCTACTGGAAACCATTCCAGTCAGGACGATGTGAGCCTTGCAACTGTGACCCCACCAGGTCCCTCAGTGATACCTGCGACCAG ACGGGTCAGTGTCAGTGTAGACCAGGCTTTGGAGGCCAAAAATGTACCGAGTGCCCAGACAACACATACGGAGACCCACTCATTGGCTGCCGGC CGTGTCTGTGTGATGCTGAAGGAACCCTTCCAGAAGTTTGTGACAAGCAGACAGGAGCCTGTCTATGTCGGCAGGGTGTCACCGGGGCTCGCTGTGACTCCTGCAGTCGAGGACACTGTGACTCCTTCCCTGCCTGTGAAACATGTCCCTCCTGCTACTTCACCCTGGATGCCCAGCGTCAGAACCTCAGCTTAGCTTTGGAGAGACTCTCCCCAAGCTTCCCTTCTCGTCCAGGTAATGGTGGTCTTGGAAACTTTGGGCCACGCATCCTCACCCTGGAGGCCAACCTGAACCTGATCCGGAACTCAATCTCCCTTCCACCCAGTACTGCCAGACAGATTGATGATGCTCTGTCCCAGCTGGACAAGCTCAG GGACCAGGTGGACAAGGTTAATGATGATCTTTCACCCCTGAAAAGAACACCCGGTCTGGACTCAGAGCTGGACAAACTGCAGGGTCTGCTGGACAGCCTCCGTGTGCAGTACAATGCCAAGAAAGATGCCATGACGAACTCCATCAATCCCAATAATGCAG GAGCATTCTCTGCCATCAAGAATGCCTATGATGAGTCTACAGATGCAGCTAAGAAAGTAAAGGCCAGCggaaaaacagtgaaagagtCAGCTGATGTCAGAGAGGAGACTAAGGACCTTCAGAACCGAGTACAACCAGCTAACACCAAAGATCTGgacaaactgaaccaaaacatgGCCTCCAAACCTAACCTCACCCCTGTGGCCAAACAG GTATGTGGCAGTGTTCGCTCAGAGCCCTGCACCCCACTCCAGTGTGAGGGTGGGGACTTGTGTCCACCGGAGGGAACACCACCTTgtgaaaagggagaaaagtgTGTGGGTGCCCTGCCTCTCAGCAAGAGGGCAAACGCTGATGCTCAGGATGTGAAAAACCGACTGGACAAGCTGACCGGAAAAATCACAGATGCTGCAGAGAAG CtccaaaaaacacaagagacaaCCAATCAGGTGAGACAGTCTTCAGAGAAGCTGTCCAATAAGATGAAGAAGACCAGAGACGAACTGGAAGATGACTTAAAAGAGACGCGTGACGTTGTGAAAGAGCTCAAAGACTTCCTGTCAG ACCCGTCCTCCAACCTGGCCCACATCCAGGAGGTGAGCGACTGGATCCTGAAAGCCAAACTGCCCCTCAACCTGGCCACTCTGAAGAGGAAGCTGGAGGACCTCAAGAATCTGGCAGCCAATCTACCAGACAGTAAGGCCGTGTTGAATGAGGCCGAGCCACAGCTGGATGCAGCCAGGAAACTGCTGCAGAAAGCCCAGGACACCAG GGACACGGCACTGGGGGTAAAGGCTGATGTGGATGGGCTTCTGGCAGGCTTCGGTGCAGTGGAGGGCTCCCTCTCTGACCTGGAGGACAGACTGCAGGACAGCATGGATCTCATGGACACTCTGAACGACAACCTGACTAAG GCCAAAGACCAGCTGAGCCCTGCAGAGAAGACTCTGGATGATGTATCAACACTGATGAAGCCAATGAAACCCCAGCTGGACGAGCTCAAAGACCTGCTGCAGAGTGGAGGCCAGCAGGCTCAGGAAGCACAGGACAATGCAGACAAAGCTGAAGATGAAGCAGCTGACGCAAATGAG gacCTGTTGTCATTGCAGAAGCAGCTGGATCGTCTTAAAGATAAGGCTGCTACCAGTGGGTCTGGTGGGGAGGCGGGGCCAGTGGGGGATCGACTGGCAAAGCTGCGGCAGGATGCTGGAGCTCTGGCCAACACCACTGAAGACATGATGAAGTCTCTGGAAG GTAAAGCAGATTCCCTGAGGTCGCTGCAGGGTGAGATCCTTCAGAAGTCATCAAAGCTTGAAGGACTTGATGCCAAGCTTAAAGACCTTTTAGCAAAACTTCGAAAGAAAGCCCACGACCTCACCGTCTGCCAGGGCTGA